A region of the Rhodothermales bacterium genome:
AGCCCTGACCGGGTTCGGGGTTGGCGTGGTAGAGAATCCAGTCCTCCGAGCCGTCGGGCGACGTGAAGAACGAGTTATGGCCGGCGGCGTGCGCCCCGGGCGCGGAGGCAAAAACCGGCTCCGGATGTTTCGTCCACGACGCGGGGTCGA
Encoded here:
- a CDS encoding family 43 glycosylhydrolase, whose amino-acid sequence is DPASWTKHPEPVFASAPGAHAAGHNSFFTSPDGSEDWILYHANPEPGQGCGGRRSPRMQRFDWDADGMPRLGAALTPGDTLAGPAGE